From the Leguminivora glycinivorella isolate SPB_JAAS2020 chromosome 21, LegGlyc_1.1, whole genome shotgun sequence genome, the window GGATTTTGGTGATTCATTCAATAATGAGTCACAGTATGGGAAATTCCGATTTATGTAATTTGAACCTTAAATACAGGTAGAAAAAAATCTCAACACATTTGTGGTCAGCTAATCGTACAAGTCTGAAAAGGAATAAGAATAACTAAACCGCTACGTCTAGATTCTACGGATATCACTAGACTTTATGTGGGCTCTGTAAcaaaagcaataaaataaactGTAGGGTATTATACTCCTCAAACTGATCAACataagtcgctgaacaaatgttggccagtataaggcactggtcccacggccagctagtaagctatgagctatcggctataaaaacgaacaaaagacaatcactcccgtgtaaataaaagagacacggcgatgtttatagttactcgcccagcggtgagctattaaaatcgccttgtctcttttatttgcacgggactACTTATCTTTTGCTCGTTTTTATagctgatagctcatagcttaatagctcgcggtgggatcagtgcctatgtgcgttttcacattatccgatcccatatcggatgtaggaccgatattccatacattcaagccgccatctttgatttttgcctttgagatccttctgacatccgatatcggatcggataatgtgaaaactgcagtttaattttttgcttttgttacaggacCCACCCggtataatttaaattaaattttatcctGTAGGTACAGCGGAGTTCTATCGTCGCCTATTGTTATAAAAAGTAGTTGATCTGCGATTGCTTGCAGCAAACAGGTAGGCgttttagtttatttgaaaCAGGGTCAAAAATGATCGACTTTATGACTGAGGAGTTGCTGCTTTTCTGCACGCTGCGCGCTGGGAAGAAAAGCAGCAAcactgttaaaaatgttaaaatcaaATATATAGGTAATGAATACTgtcctacataattataaatatcagATTATTTCTACGATAATATACTTATCTCATAAGAATATAAAATATCTGCTAATACAGTTGTATTTAGCAGTTTGTCTTTGGTACTGACtgtatatgtgagtgtgcacggaaaaacgtcccacCTTGTCGATtgttataaagccgctttgtcagtttattcacatAAAGATTAGGTACTTTACATAAAGTTAGTAATTAAGTATtaggacgttttactaaatacACTCACATATGGTCGCACGCTTTCTGACACCTCTTATTGGCAACGTACGTGCGTGACAGAGTGGCgatgattgtcacaaatacacatCTTATGGGCATGTCCAACATTATTGCTACCGGCGGCCGTTGGAACTATGACACCATACAATGAAAAAAGCTCACAAAATGAGAGCAGTACCATGTCCAGCCGACCTATTCCCTGTAGTCTTAACAGTTGAACCATtgggaattttcttcccaatagacTTACTGATTGTAAGACTTTGCTTTTTTGTACGAAACTAGACGCGACAACTGTTTCGCCTATGTGTTGCCTATGTTTGTATGTTTGTTTGATATGTCATGCTTATGTTACATTTTATGCGTCTGAAATCTCCATAATTATAACTGGCATAATATGGTAACACATGGTATGATGTCATGACGACttatgtttagttttttttttgtttagttattgATATGTTGTGCAATCATTACAAGTGTGTATTCGATTGTAATTTATTTTGCACATTCAGGCTTTAGGTATATGATCTGTACAGTTCTAGGAATCGAACCCAGAAAAAGTTTAAACTGTCtttaattttagtaattttacttGACCAGTTTTTGGCAGCACCATCGCTGTTAACACGAAACCATCCATTTTTATTCTTTGTCTCCATAGCTTTATTTATAAgacatttttatataatatttaaaggAATTTTATGTATGCTACTTTCGGCATTAGAGCAAAAATGAATATGCTTCATAGATCTATATTTTCTTTTGGACAGGGTAAGGAAATAAAATCATGAAATAATTGTAATGTACACAATTTATTCATATCGTATGTGTTTCTTATACAAAgataataaattgtaaatttttaatTCGCGGtccgaataaataaatacttagttTTACTCCCCTCAGTCCTATCACATGCCCTCAGGGCAATACTAGGAGTAACTTACAAACGAACTGCAATACTTCAACTAGCCTTCTTAGGATTCAATACGATTAGCTCTGTGGCCCCGGAAAATGTTCACCACCCCTGACCCCACCAACTAttctataatatacaaaatgtacgCTTTGCGTCCTTCAAGGCGAAACCAGTAGTCGCAAACATTTTCCGGCCTGACTTGTATTACAATTGGTGTTGTGAAATCGCTTTTTAATAAATgtacaaaaatattatataattttaaggtagctattttaggtaggtatgtattgTCAAAGGCACTGGTAATCTTAATCTGAATATTCAATACAATCTGAGATATAATAGGATAGTTTTAAAACTGTAGGCAATCTTAAAGATATTTTAGCGATTTCAGGACAGctattaagacatttttttggttTGGAACTCATTCCGATTTGAGAAAGACTATACAATAAgagtttataaataactatctTGTTGGGACTTACATATACTACTTAGATCAAACTTACAATTAGAACTTAGAAGAACATAGTCTTTAGCCATCGATTCTGCTAGCGAGTCTTCGAAAAGATGAAACATATCTACTACGcttactttaattacatatacaTAGCTCATCACTAAAAATGCAACTCGTTTATATCTATCACTGAGTAGATAGGTCTGATCTGGTCGAAAAGTCTAACCGATTCCATCTACACTAACATCGACACGACATCTACTAGGAAGGATTATAGGCGGAAACCGCCGCAGCTGCGCTtcatacaaatatataaatctCTTTACAACGTGGTAACTTCACCTACGGGAGGGTAGAAGAGTTTGTACGAGTTCCGACTGGCGCGGCGCGGTTCAGGCGCGGGCGCTCGTGACGCTCAGTGCTCCAGCGTGCGTTTGTTCTGGTGCATCATGTTCTTGAGCGTCGCCACCTCCGTGGCGAGCCGCGCGAGCTCCGCCTTCAGGTGGGCGTCTTCCTCCTCCCCGAGTCTGTCCTCGGGACGCTGCGGCCTGTACTCCGCGCCCAGGGAGATACCAGAATCGCGCTCATCGCTCGAGCCTTCGCCGTCCCAGGAGGGCGAGGACCGGGGACCGGGCTCCTGTTTGATGTGCTGGAGAGATAGCAGGGCGCTCGCAACATCCTTGTCTCCGAGGTGGCTCTTGTGCCGCAGTTTGAGTGGCAAGCAATTGTTTTCGGGGGCGTACTGCTCGGCGTTCTCGTCGCCTGAGCCGGAGAGGGAGGACAGTTCGTAGGGGGATGGTGCACGGCGGCGGTTGGAGAGGTTCAGGACAGAGCCTGGCGGCTCGTAGTGGGCGGGGTGGGGGTAGTAGGACTCGGGGGCGGGGAGTCGCTCCTGGTAGGGCTCGGGAGCGCGCTGGGGCACGGGGGAGGGTGGCGACGCGGGCGGGAGCGACGCGGGTGGCGGCGGGGGCGGCGCGGGGAAGATGGCGCTGTTCGACAGCTTGCTCCTCTTCGTCACGCATAAAACTTGATCACAAGTTGGCAAGGTTGCGAGCACCTGATCGATGCTGATGAGGGTTTCACCGCAGATCCCGTATTTCTCCTTGATCGCGTCCAGCTGGGCTTTCAGTACGTGGTTTTCCTTGGACAGTTCGACGACGCGTTGTTCGAGGACCATGTCGTTGAAGCGGCGTTTTTCGCGGGAGCGCTTGGCGGCCTCGTTGTTGCGGCGCCGACGGTCCCAGTAGCCGTCGTCCTTCTTGTTGTCGGGGATGAATTCCCTCTGCTTGCGCTGTCCGAAGAAGTCCTTGCGGTTCTTGTAATCGAAGTCCGAGGGGTAGTTGTTGGGGTCTCCCGTGGGACCGTTGGAGGACTGGTCCATGGGGAAGTGCGGGGAGACGGACAGCCTCCCTCGGGCTTGCGGGGGCGCGCGGAGCGGCATGGGGGCGGGCCCTAGGGCCGGGGCGGAGCTTAGGAGCTGCTGCTGACTCAGGATGAACTCAGCGACCATGTTGCGGCGGACTAAGCCTGGGCCGCACGGGTCTTCGATGTGGTCCTGCAACAACAGAAACGAAAAATAAGTAAACGTTGCACTTGTCCAAATAGCTGCTATTACGGCGGTAATGTGGTTACAAAACGTTGCAAAAATGCTGTCGTAAGATCCTCGCCGCACGTGGCTCCTTGTGAAACCAGTTGCCACAACTCCTTCGGCCTCATTAATAAATCGCATTTCCTAACCTTTGTTACACAAAACCGATTTAAAGGTTACGTTTTCAGCAAGACTTCCGAATCAAATCGTGCAATTTTAACGCATCACTTCAATGACTAAATAATTACTAAACAATTGCAATGCTGTTTCTAAGCTCAAACAGTTTTCAAGGTAACTTACAAAACGAGTCTGTATTACACAAGGTGCTGTACTTGCTGTTCTATATTTGAATTTACAACGTTATTTCACATCCGTTTTAAACACCACAGATAaaaagtattgttttttttatccttagattttttttgaatCGAGATAATTTGAGATCCTCATTTCTCCGCAAGGTACTGACCATGTGAGCGTATGGATAAGTTTAAACTTCAGTTTCCGCCGAGTGTCGCAACCTAACCGGTCACGTTGGCGGCAGCGTGTGCGCAGCTCGCAGATCGAACGTTAGCATTATGCTATTACAATTATCGATTGATTTCGTGTCGTTAACCTCTAACTCAGGTGATTCTATAATCTGTGACACACATTATAAGAAACACGCGCGATTGAATCTAGTGTTCAACAAACAAGTGTAAACTCATCAAtctcatcataaatgtcaaaagtTATGAAAATATAACCTTTATTGACACGTTCTAAAACTTTGTTTAAGTCCGTCGAAAGTTAGGTTAGACGGATTCTTAAACAACTGCAGGATGTATAAACGATACACCAAAACGCTTATCGATGGTGTTATCCAATAAAACAATGGAATCACTAATAATTGGCTATTGTGTGATTACGCGCGTCCGTTTTTTTATGGAAATGTTAAAACAATCCCGCGGCAATCTGTAACTAGTACGTTGGCAgcactaaaattaaaaaaaaaagaaaggaaAAGTCAATCACGTTCCTATACACGCGGGCAAGAATTTCAGTAGCATCTTATGATGCTAAAATATGGCATATTCTAAATTAGACTTCCTAAATTAGATTGGTATCTTTATAATTAGACGAATTTATACACGGGCCTAGGTTATTATACTAATGTATTCAAATACATGGAAATAAAGCTTATACCGTGGGTATTAATAGCGACGCAATTTGAAATTACTATTAAACTGATATTAAGTCGTTTTACTAACTATATTTAGACAAAAAGGAATAAATAGTCTTATATAACTATAAAATACCTTTTTAATTCAAAgatagtacaaaattaaatataagttcGATTTTTAGGTACCTTACATATGccatattcaatatttttgcaAAGCGTATTATATATTAAAACCACGTACTTTGTAATTCTTAATTTAAAGCCACAGACTCAAAAAACGATGTAACTGAACGCACCCTCAACCAGAGTTCAAAGACAAtgcgagtttttttttcacCGGCACCGCGCAAATCGGTGTCAGTGGGCTGACCCGCGGCCCACTTGCGAACCGTTATGCCTAACTGTTCCAAATCGAGCCAACTCTAATTGAGCGCGATTGTACTCGAAATGTCagtttattagtttttttttacttaagaAATTAATACAAAGATAGGAAAAAATGTTGTTTAATTACATGCATAAATGAGAATCTAGAATGCTTCATTAATGCCAAGGGCATTCCTAAGCTTCTCCTTTATATTTTAAACGTGACCGTTACATTATAAGCTGTAAACAATAACGGTTTAATTCTAAATTCAAACATGAATtattaaatcaaaataaatgtttttaataaataatttataaattaataaagttTATCGCGAACGGTAAAATAAAACGTCCGTTtgctttcaataaaaaaaaaatcccgtaGTTGCGGAATTTACGCCTCGGGGCACACAGTTAGACCATCGACAAAAGAAGAACACACGGATATAACGCCGTGTGTACACTTGTTACTTTTTGTAATTGCAAAGCGATGAGCAGTTACTACTTAGCACCAATGAGTAACCAATACGGTCCATTCCGTTAGAAAAACAGTTTAAATCTCTATGACCGGTAATCAGATAGGTGACGTGCCAAAAATTACAGTAAAGTGCTGCAAATTATGCGAAATTAGTAAATGAATGTGTGTAATTGCAATCTTTATCTacaatactttaaaaatatgaaatgtcaaGATATCTACGttctaatttaatttatcactataacataataattttgaGTGTAGCAAAAACATAGTTTTACGATTTTCGTCTTCAGAATACATTGTAGTAATGAACTCAGTGAACATCACTATCTGGCATTTTCCGCACAGTGTAAAACtggccaaaattaaaaaaaactcaaaacctCTATGGCTCTTTTGGCGCGAAAACTTAACCTTTAAAATGGCGGCGTCTGTTGAACCGGCGGCGGTCAATGCCAACGCTAACGGTTACACAACACTGGTTTACTAATCAACTTTCTGCCGTTACCCGAATCTGGGCGTACGGTACACGTTTACGGTTTTTCGGGCCCCGTAATTCTTACGACACAGCTATTATTACTTCTTCAGTGCGATTCTAATGTGTTCGTCAAGGCTAAGTTTAGTAAGGCGTTGGTACATCGCAATTAGATTTTAATGTTTAAGTTATTATGTAAATGGACCTTCATATGGTAATGTATAATAATGTACGTAGCTTGAGAGATACCTAATGGtaatatttattgaatattttcgtTGTAAATCGCTATGTGATAAATATTTTACGTCTAGAAAAACGATGTctgtaattatgtatttttaaaccTTGAGAGTTCCCCATGATATCCCATTATCAGTCTATGTCATATGTTTGTTTATGTTATGCTGACCATCGATTCATATCTTCAGAACCTTGGAATCTCCCCAtgataatattgaaaatattttcatCCCATATCATGTCAagtatgtttattttaactttaatcTAATCTTTAACCGTTTACGTAACTTAACTACCTCTATAGTTGGTAAAGTAAAGTTCATGTCAGCAATTAACTTGTTTTATGATGTCATAATGTAATCAGTCAATAATAACAAGactatctgggggcacggcagtgcccccgccaagtcgagcaaaaagaggcacggccgtaccatccttttctcgaagcatttcagaccattttcaaccccctgttactccgttctggataaaactagaagccTCAATTTTCAGCATTTATATTTCGTAATGTCTCACGTTGAAGAAACGTGGAGTATTTACTTTTATCACTCGTAATGTCAAATAAAACACTGTTATTTTGTATTTGATAATAAAATCAGGACATTGCGTTAGATTAGTTAAAAGTAACTGATAGTCCGTGACCTAAATTGTAGTTAAAACTCGCTATTTTTAATTTAGAACTTACACAATTTGTAACACCTTAGCATCTTTCGGTCTGAAatcaatagaaataaaaaagTCCGCAAAGGTTTCAACAGTAATACTTATTCAAATAAGCTAACGGTATACAATGTACATAATACATTTTgtttaaatacatacttacaaaaaaaaaccgtcttGTTACCCGTTTCAAAGTCACTTACCTATAGAATATTATGATGATCTCCGAACTCTTTGatgtttaaattaaatattaaactcTAAAACCTATGGACACAGATAGAACCTGAAGATGAGAAGTGTACACTCTTTAACAAGATCGATTGATAGTTTTTCAGTTTTTAAACACTCGATTGAAACCTATATAAACTGTAAAAACCTACAGACACAGATAGAACTTTACATAAACCTAGGCTAATCTAATGACTAATAGGTTGCCTGGACAAGCACCCTCTTTATTAagtccaatttttattttgaccATTTTTTTAATCAATAAATACGAAACCTTTATAAACTGTAAACCTACAGACACAGATATAAACCTTACATTAAACCTAGGCTAATCTAATGACCGGGTCTGGCCACGTGTACCCGTCACGCGGCCGTCAGCACGTGCGCGACTCACGTTGACTTGCGCAACTGTAGGGCGCTCCGTTATGTAAACACAAACGTGACCTTTCATTAACTTGGTCCTTGACCGTGGGGGGGTTGATTTGCCGcttatatgaaatgaaatgaaatgaaatatgaaatgaaatatttatttttccaagtaggcatattacaatgcgcttaagAACGTCAAATATAGCTTCTAGGAGCCTACCTCAAAACATAGACACAtattagatttttttgtaaAGACATTTGTACAAGCCCACGATTGGCGCCTATTCACTGGCGTTAAAATTGTATAGTCGTGTGTCGTGTCGTAGATAAGTCGTCACAGTAGAAAACTTTCGACCGGCATCAAATGAGATGTCTAATCCAAATACACTGATATCGTTGCCTCAAAAAGTtcttttatttgtagatttgtGTCTTTCATAATGACGTACAGATTTTCAAAATCTAGCCTTCAATAGAATGACAATATGAGCCACAATACGCATTTTAGTGAATGACACGACGTACCTAATAGACGTTCTGAAAATGTAGGTAGTCAtttagtgtaaataaatatttagattgTCGTTGCGTAGTTAGGATACAAACTCGTGATGAGCTAGATTGAAAAACGTGAATTTTGCATGAAAATTTGTGGTTGCGTCCTTGAACGTGAATATTGCGTCTTATTTCACTGATTTGGACTAGTTCCCAAGTATTAAAGTGGAAACTAAAAATATAATAGACTCGGTTGATTATATAaggaaaattacaattttatcatAGTTGTATATACATTAAATCACGCTTTTGGTCTTGATAAAGAGTATAAATAGACTAATTTAAGTTTGTCTAGTTTTAAAGCGAGGGGTAAAACAGtttgtaaaaaattacataaaaaaatttcTTTATAGGTAGAATTATTTTCGATATGTTCGGGTTTATAATatttgtcatcatcatcatcctccttgcgttatcccggcattttccacggctcatgggagcctggggtccgctttaacaactaatcccaagatttggcgtaggcactagttttacgaaagcgactgcctgcAATAATTATTATGGGTTTATAATATTTGTACTAgactatatttaaattaataataaataaacttgaCCTTCGTTTAAGCACTAGACTGTCCGCCATCTTGGAAAAAGTAGAGAAAGTAGAACAGCGGTAACTTTCCACTTACCGAGACTGCGAGCGAAGTAGGCCGCCTTACCGCTCAAGTGCAGAACTAATTAAATAACTAAACGATTATAAAAACATAGCCAATAAGAAAACAGAACATGAGGCAATCTATGAAATAGAAACTGTATAACACTTCAATTGGCAAAAAACACGAAGTTCAAGTTTCCCCGGCGCGGCGCTTAATAGTATCAACGATTAGGACAGAGGGTCAGACATTGGACATTGCCAAATTAAGAGTAAACGGATTGAAAATGCATCTCAACGTTTAAATTGCTAGTGTTCAGTGGGTGACGAGTTTTATATGCGTACGAGTATAATAGTTTTATTCGCAGTAACCGAGGACAATATTATGAGATAATCTAGTTTCCATCACTGGCGCCAGCTCCTCATTGTCTATGCCAAGTTATGGCGTTTTCCGAACGCTTGCATAACCGTTGTTTTGTCTATAACTACTGCGTACTTCGTTTTGGCGTGTGTGAGTACCGAATAGCGTGTACTTGACCGATTTTCGCGTTAAGACCTGATTCAACATCGGTTTATTTCGGGGCGGCCTCTGTCGGTCGCTGCGATAATGCTTTGGTGTCAAGGCTGCGTGGCGTAACAATGACTTAAATCGGGACTCGTGTCAGGGCTCTTCCTATTTTCCCGAGGATCTCTGTTTACCTCCTTATCGTTGTCCTACTTGGGTGACCTTGCTCCACACCTGCTAATTGCAAGTATTAAGAAACACTTAACCTATTTAGCCGTTCTAGATTCCT encodes:
- the LOC125237464 gene encoding uncharacterized protein LOC125237464 isoform X1 → MHFDPVHGNDHIEDPCGPGLVRRNMVAEFILSQQQLLSSAPALGPAPMPLRAPPQARGRLSVSPHFPMDQSSNGPTGDPNNYPSDFDYKNRKDFFGQRKQREFIPDNKKDDGYWDRRRRNNEAAKRSREKRRFNDMVLEQRVVELSKENHVLKAQLDAIKEKYGICGETLISIDQVLATLPTCDQVLCVTKRSKLSNSAIFPAPPPPPPASLPPASPPSPVPQRAPEPYQERLPAPESYYPHPAHYEPPGSVLNLSNRRRAPSPYELSSLSGSGDENAEQYAPENNCLPLKLRHKSHLGDKDVASALLSLQHIKQEPGPRSSPSWDGEGSSDERDSGISLGAEYRPQRPEDRLGEEEDAHLKAELARLATEVATLKNMMHQNKRTLEH
- the LOC125237464 gene encoding nuclear factor interleukin-3-regulated protein isoform X2; this encodes MVAEFILSQQQLLSSAPALGPAPMPLRAPPQARGRLSVSPHFPMDQSSNGPTGDPNNYPSDFDYKNRKDFFGQRKQREFIPDNKKDDGYWDRRRRNNEAAKRSREKRRFNDMVLEQRVVELSKENHVLKAQLDAIKEKYGICGETLISIDQVLATLPTCDQVLCVTKRSKLSNSAIFPAPPPPPPASLPPASPPSPVPQRAPEPYQERLPAPESYYPHPAHYEPPGSVLNLSNRRRAPSPYELSSLSGSGDENAEQYAPENNCLPLKLRHKSHLGDKDVASALLSLQHIKQEPGPRSSPSWDGEGSSDERDSGISLGAEYRPQRPEDRLGEEEDAHLKAELARLATEVATLKNMMHQNKRTLEH